Part of the Cupriavidus basilensis genome is shown below.
CGACCTGTGCTTCGGGCAAGCCGCCGCGCCCTACCAGCTCACGCTGTCGGTCGGCGCGGACGATGCGGACCGGCTGGACCTGTTCGTCAGGCGCCTGGAAAACGGCGTGGACGTGCTGGAGGTCTTCGAGATCGCGGCGCCGGGCAAGCGTGCTGCCGGGACGCCGGCGCACGCCGAGGCGCGGCGTGACGAGGTGGAACCTTCACTGGCATTGGCCTAGGCCGTTGCCAAAGAGCGGGGCCCGGTATGGGGCCCGGCACCGCTCCCACCCGATTCAGCGCTGCTCGAAGCTGCGCGTGAAGTAGACCAGGCCGGCCTGCTCGCGCAAGCGGTACAAGGAGGCCGGGCGGCGCCCGGTCTCCTTTTGCGCGCCCAGGTCTTCCAGCAAGTCCGCGGCGAGCATGCGGGTGCGGAAGGCCTTTTTTTCGAGAGGACGGCCCAGCACGATCTCGTAGACATGCTGCAGTTCGCCTAACGTGAATGCGGCCGGCAGCAAATGCGCGGGCAGCGACGTGTACTCGGTCTTGCCCCGCACGCGCCCGAGCGCCGCGCTCAGCAGCATGGCGTGATCAAAGGCCAGCGCCATCCCCACGCCATCACCCTGCACCGGCGCCCGGCGCAGGCCGGCAGCGTTGCCGCCCTTCTGCAGATCCAGCGTGTCATCCGCCAGCAAGGCAACGTAGACATGGGTGGTGGACCATCCGCGCGGGTCACGCGTGGCGCTGCCCCAACTGCCTACCTGCTCCAGATAGGGACTATTGACCCCGGTCTTCTCCGCCAGCTTGCGCAACGCGCAGCCCTGCAGATCCTGGTCCCGTTCGATATCGACAAAGCCGCCGGGCAAGGCCCATTGGCCAGGAAATGGCTCGCCGGACTGTTGCGGCCGCTGCACGAGCAGGACCTGCAGCGCCCCCGCACGGATCGTCAGGATGACCACGTCGACGGTGGTCAGCGGGCGCGGGAATGCGGCGGTGGTGGGTTTCGTCATCGGGCGGGCGTTCCTGGAAGGAGGCGGTTCAAGCGGTTCAAGCGATTCACGTCGGATAAGCGGTTCACGCCGGATTATAGATTGACAAGTGTCTCAGCCACACTTATATTAGTGGCACAGACACACTTAATGCCAGGCGCCCGGCGCGGGCGAATCCAGCAACACCACCGGAAAGGACCACCATGTTCGGCATCCGATTCATCAAGGCAGATCCCACCACCTATCTGATGCAGATGCAGAGCGGCAAGATCATCCGCGAAGGCAGCGGCCAGTCGTTCTACTACTACGCGCCCACCACATCCCTCGTTGCGGTGCCCGTGGGCAGCCAGATCCTGCCGTATATCTTCGAGCTGATCACCACCGACTTCCAGTCCGTCACCGTGCAAGGCAACCTCTCCTACCGCATCACCGAGCCGCGCAAGACGGCCGCCATGCTCAATTTCGCGCTCAAGCCGGACGGTCGCAACTACATCTCCGAGGATCCGCAGAACCTGCGCACCCGCGTGGAGGGTGTGGTGGAGGTACTGGTGCAGCAGGCCGTGAGCGTCGAAACGTTGCGCTGCGCGCTGCAGGCGTCCGACCGCATGGCCCGCCAGGTCGAAGGCGCGCTCAAGGCGCATCCGGACGTGCTGGCCCTCGGCCTCGAAATCCTGTCGTTCTCGATGGTGGCCGTGAAGCCGCGCGCCGAAACGGCGCGGGCGCTGGAAGCCGAGGTCCGCGAGCAGATCCTGAAGGCGGCCGACGACGCCATCTACGCCCGCCGCAACGCCGCGGTGGAAAACGAACGCGCCATCAAGGAAAGCGAGCTCGACACCGAAGTCGCGGTGGAGCTCAAGCAGCGCACGATCCGCGAAACCCAGATGGAAGCCGAAGCCGCGGTGCAGAAGAAACAGGCGGAACTGGAGGCCAGCACCATGGAAGCGCAGATCACGCTGGAAGCCCGCCGCAAGGAGTTCGTGGGCCTGGAGGCCGACAACACACGCACCACCGCCGAGGCCGAGGCACACCGCCTGGGCGCCGTGATGCAGGCCCTGCAAGGCGCCGACGCGCGCATCGTGCAGGCGCTGGCCGCATCGGGCATGGCGCCGGGCCAGTTGATCGCGCAGGCCTTCGGCGGGATTGCCGACAAGGCCGAGAAGATCGGGCAGCTGAATATGTCGCCGGAGCTGCTTCAGTCGCTGCTGGCACCGCAGAGCAGCAGCCGCCCAAAATGACCGAAGATCCGCGCAGCTTCAAGACGCTTAAAGCGGCATTAAGTAGTTGAAAGAAAAGGAGCCAGAACGATGAGCGCAACCGCCGATCGCAAGGTAGTGCTGGTGACCCGCAAGACACGGCTGGAAGAGTTGCTGGCGCGCTACCACTCGCTGGCGCAGGCACGCTTCTACCTGGAACACCTGGGCGCGGACATCACCGATTACCAACGTGAACACGACACCTATCTTGCCGCGCGCGAACAGGTGGCCGCCGTGCTGTCGCGCTACCTGCGCCGGCAGGTGGTGGACCGCCAGTTCCTGCCCAACTTCCTGTTCGGCCCGGAAGACATCGTGGTGGCGCTGGGCCAGGACGGCCTGGTTGCCAACACCATGAAATACCTGAACGGCCAGCCGCTGCTCGGCGTGAACCCGGATCCGGCGCGCCACGACGGTGTGCTGCTGCCATTCAAGGTGGGCGACCTGGCGCGCGTGCTGGCCGAAGCCATGCAGGACCGCCGCCCCGCGCGCCCGGTCACCATGGCGCGCGCAGAACTGTCGGACCAGCAGGTACTGTACGCGGTCAACGACTTCTTTATCGGCCCGCGCAGCCACACCTCGGCGCGCTACGAGATCCAGCTCGGCGCGCGCAGCGAGGTGCAGTCATCGAGCGGCGTCATCGTCTCCACGGGACTTGGGTCCACCGCCTGGCTCAAGAGCATCGTGACCGGCGCGCGCGCCATTGCGCAGCCCGACGGTGGCGCCGAAGCCGCGTATCAACCTTTGCCATGGGATACCGACCGGCTGGTATTTGCGGTGCGCGAGCCCTTTCCGAGCCGCGCCAGCCAGGCCACACTGGTCTACGGCAACGTGCCGCGCGGCGAGCAGATCGTGCTGCGCTCGCTGATGCCGGAAACCGGCGTGATCTTCAGCGACGGCATCGAAGCGGATTTCCTGCAATTCAACGCGGGCACCGAGGCCCGCATCGGCGTGGCCGAGCGCAGCGGGCAGCTCGTGCAGTAGGGCCGCCCCCTCATTCGCCCTCGGGCAGCAGTTCGATCCCATCCAGCTCGGCCGCGCAGGTATCGCGCACGATCGAGACAAAGTCGCGCACATAAGGACGCTGCGCGAGCGGCGCCGGCGTGGTGGCATAGAGCTCGCTCCACAAACCCTTGGCGCCGATGCGCTTGGCCAGCACGTAATCGTGGTCGACGTAGTTCTTCACGCCCCAGTTGGGCAGCGCGGCCACGCCGCGGCGGCTGGCCACCAGTTGCAACACGGCCACCGTCAACTCCGCCGTGCGCCGCTGCAACTTGATGCCGGCGGGTTCCAGCACTTCGCGGATCAGGTCGATGCGCT
Proteins encoded:
- a CDS encoding SPFH domain-containing protein, encoding MFGIRFIKADPTTYLMQMQSGKIIREGSGQSFYYYAPTTSLVAVPVGSQILPYIFELITTDFQSVTVQGNLSYRITEPRKTAAMLNFALKPDGRNYISEDPQNLRTRVEGVVEVLVQQAVSVETLRCALQASDRMARQVEGALKAHPDVLALGLEILSFSMVAVKPRAETARALEAEVREQILKAADDAIYARRNAAVENERAIKESELDTEVAVELKQRTIRETQMEAEAAVQKKQAELEASTMEAQITLEARRKEFVGLEADNTRTTAEAEAHRLGAVMQALQGADARIVQALAASGMAPGQLIAQAFGGIADKAEKIGQLNMSPELLQSLLAPQSSSRPK
- a CDS encoding NUDIX hydrolase, translating into MTKPTTAAFPRPLTTVDVVILTIRAGALQVLLVQRPQQSGEPFPGQWALPGGFVDIERDQDLQGCALRKLAEKTGVNSPYLEQVGSWGSATRDPRGWSTTHVYVALLADDTLDLQKGGNAAGLRRAPVQGDGVGMALAFDHAMLLSAALGRVRGKTEYTSLPAHLLPAAFTLGELQHVYEIVLGRPLEKKAFRTRMLAADLLEDLGAQKETGRRPASLYRLREQAGLVYFTRSFEQR
- a CDS encoding sugar kinase gives rise to the protein MSATADRKVVLVTRKTRLEELLARYHSLAQARFYLEHLGADITDYQREHDTYLAAREQVAAVLSRYLRRQVVDRQFLPNFLFGPEDIVVALGQDGLVANTMKYLNGQPLLGVNPDPARHDGVLLPFKVGDLARVLAEAMQDRRPARPVTMARAELSDQQVLYAVNDFFIGPRSHTSARYEIQLGARSEVQSSSGVIVSTGLGSTAWLKSIVTGARAIAQPDGGAEAAYQPLPWDTDRLVFAVREPFPSRASQATLVYGNVPRGEQIVLRSLMPETGVIFSDGIEADFLQFNAGTEARIGVAERSGQLVQ